A window from Streptomyces sp. NBC_00299 encodes these proteins:
- a CDS encoding NAD(+) synthase encodes MNFWSLYQHGFARVAACTGHTVIADPQANAEAVLRQARRCAQEGVAVAVFPELGLTGYSIEDLLLQDAVLDEVEQALQSVVAGSADLLPVLVVGAPLRHRHRIYNCAVIVHRGRILGVAPKSYPPNYREFYEKRQIASGDDERGGTIRVGGTEVPFGVDLLFEAQDVPGLVLHAEICEDMWVPVPPSAEAALAGATVLANLSGSPITVGRAEDRRLLCRSASSRCLAAYVYSAAGLGESTTDLSWDGQTMIYENGALLAETDRFALDEQYAVADVDLDLLRQERQRMGTFDDNRRTHAGRTGDFRRVDFRLDPPTADLGLKRRVERFPFVPADAERLALDCYEAYNIQVAGLQQRLGAIGDPKVVIGVSGGLDSTHALIVAARAMDRAGRPRSDILAFTLPGFATSDHTKGNAHKLMDSLGVTAAELDITPTARLMLQEMGHPFASGEPVYDVTFENVQAGLRTDYLFRLANQRGGIVLGTGDLSELALGWSTYGVGDQMSHYNVNSGVPKTLIQHLIRWVIVSEQFDEETGRTLAAILDTEISPELVPGEEMQSTESKIGPYALHDFTLFQVLRYGFRPSKIAFLAWHAWHDPDAGAWPPGFPEAKRVAYDLAEIRRWLEVFCRRFFAFAQFKRSAMPNGPKVSAGGSLSPRGDWRAPSDGNAAAWLRDLARFDD; translated from the coding sequence TTGAACTTCTGGTCGCTCTACCAGCACGGCTTCGCGCGCGTCGCCGCGTGCACCGGCCACACCGTCATCGCCGACCCGCAGGCCAACGCGGAAGCGGTTCTGCGGCAGGCGCGCCGGTGCGCGCAGGAGGGCGTCGCCGTCGCCGTCTTCCCCGAGCTCGGCCTGACCGGGTACTCGATCGAGGACCTGCTGCTCCAGGACGCGGTGCTCGACGAGGTGGAGCAGGCGCTCCAGTCGGTCGTGGCCGGGTCGGCGGACCTGCTTCCGGTGCTGGTCGTGGGCGCCCCACTGCGCCACCGCCACCGGATCTACAACTGCGCGGTGATCGTGCACCGCGGCCGGATCCTCGGTGTCGCGCCCAAGTCGTACCCGCCGAACTACCGGGAGTTCTACGAGAAGCGGCAGATCGCGTCCGGCGACGACGAGCGCGGCGGGACGATCCGGGTCGGCGGCACCGAGGTGCCGTTCGGCGTGGACCTGCTCTTCGAGGCGCAGGACGTCCCCGGTCTGGTGCTGCACGCGGAGATCTGCGAGGACATGTGGGTGCCGGTGCCGCCGAGCGCGGAGGCCGCCCTGGCCGGTGCGACCGTGCTGGCCAACCTCTCGGGCAGCCCGATCACGGTCGGCCGGGCCGAGGACCGGCGGCTGCTGTGCCGCTCGGCGTCCTCGCGCTGTCTCGCGGCGTACGTGTACTCGGCGGCCGGTCTGGGCGAGTCGACCACCGACCTGTCCTGGGACGGGCAGACCATGATCTACGAGAACGGCGCCCTGCTGGCCGAGACGGACCGGTTCGCCCTCGACGAGCAGTACGCGGTCGCCGATGTCGACCTCGACCTGCTGCGGCAGGAGCGGCAGCGGATGGGCACGTTCGACGACAACCGGCGCACGCACGCCGGGCGCACCGGCGACTTCCGGCGGGTGGACTTCCGGCTCGACCCGCCGACGGCGGACCTGGGCCTCAAGCGCCGGGTCGAGCGTTTCCCGTTCGTGCCGGCCGACGCCGAGCGTCTGGCCCTGGACTGCTACGAGGCGTACAACATCCAGGTCGCTGGCCTCCAGCAGCGGCTGGGCGCGATCGGCGACCCGAAGGTGGTCATCGGGGTGTCCGGCGGGCTGGACTCCACGCACGCGCTGATCGTCGCCGCCCGGGCGATGGACCGCGCGGGGCGCCCGCGCAGCGACATCCTGGCGTTCACCCTGCCGGGCTTCGCCACCAGCGACCACACCAAGGGCAACGCCCACAAGCTGATGGACTCGCTCGGCGTCACCGCGGCCGAGCTGGACATCACGCCGACGGCGCGGCTGATGCTTCAGGAGATGGGCCACCCGTTCGCGTCCGGCGAGCCGGTGTACGACGTCACCTTCGAGAACGTGCAGGCCGGCCTGCGCACCGACTACCTGTTCCGGCTCGCCAACCAGCGCGGCGGCATCGTCCTGGGCACCGGCGACCTGTCGGAGCTGGCGCTGGGCTGGTCCACGTACGGCGTGGGCGACCAGATGAGCCACTACAACGTCAACTCCGGTGTGCCGAAGACGCTGATCCAGCATCTGATCCGCTGGGTCATCGTCAGCGAGCAGTTCGACGAGGAGACCGGCAGGACACTGGCCGCGATCCTGGACACGGAGATCAGCCCGGAGCTGGTGCCGGGCGAGGAGATGCAGTCGACCGAGTCGAAGATCGGCCCGTACGCGCTGCACGACTTCACGCTCTTCCAGGTGCTGCGGTACGGCTTCCGGCCGTCGAAGATCGCCTTCCTGGCCTGGCACGCCTGGCACGACCCGGACGCCGGCGCCTGGCCGCCCGGCTTCCCCGAGGCCAAGCGGGTGGCGTACGACCTGGCGGAGATCAGGCGCTGGCTGGAGGTCTTCTGCCGTCGCTTCTTCGCATTCGCACAGTTCAAGCGCTCGGCGATGCCGAACGGGCCGAAGGTCTCGGCCGGCGGTTCGCTGTCGCCGCGCGGCGACTGGCGGGCGCCGTCGGACGGCAACGCGGCCGCGTGGCTGCGCGATCTCGCGCGCTTCGACGATTGA
- a CDS encoding M4 family metallopeptidase — protein sequence MRDSSSHRRTSHTARHTTHRRAAAVALVGVSALIAAAVQSGAATAAPEKAPSAAGKVIPGAESVKLSPAQRAELIREANADKADTAKDLRLGAKEKLVVRDVLKDGNGTVHTRYERTYDGLPVLGGDLVVETAKSGATEAVVKATRAAIKPATTTAAVPAAKAKEQALAAAKAEKAKSPDVNKAPRKVIWAADGKPTVAYETVVGGFQHDGTPQELHVVTDATTGAKLYEWEAIETGTGNTVYSGTVTLGTTQSGSTYNLTDGARGGHKTYNLNRGTSGTGTLFSGPDDVWGNGSPSNLESAGADAHYGAALTWDYYKNVHGRSGIRGDGVGAYSRVHYGNNYVNAFWSDSCFCMTYGDGSGNANPLTSIDVAAHEMTHGLTSNTAGLIYSGESGGLNEATSDIFGSTVEFFANNSSDVGDYLIGEEININGDGTPLRYMDKPSKDGASKDSWYSGIGSIDVHYSSGPANHFFYLLSEGSGTKTINGVTYNSATSDGLPVTGIGRDKAEKIWFRALTTKFTSTTNYAGARTGTLAATADLYGTDGAEYKAVQDAWAGINVGPRPGGGGGGTSFESGTDVAIPDRGAAVTSPITVSGRTGNAPSNLQVAVDIVHTYIGDLKVDLVAPDGTAYTLKGYGTGGSADNLNATYTVNASSEVANGVWQLRVQDNAAIDTGYINSWKLTFP from the coding sequence TTGAGAGACAGTTCCTCCCACAGACGCACCTCCCACACCGCGCGTCACACCACGCACCGCCGCGCAGCCGCCGTCGCTCTCGTCGGCGTCTCCGCCCTGATCGCGGCGGCCGTCCAGTCGGGCGCCGCCACCGCAGCCCCGGAGAAGGCACCGTCGGCGGCGGGCAAGGTCATACCGGGCGCCGAGTCGGTCAAGCTGTCCCCCGCCCAGCGCGCCGAGCTGATCCGCGAGGCCAACGCCGACAAGGCGGACACCGCGAAGGACCTGCGCCTGGGCGCCAAGGAGAAGCTGGTCGTCCGTGACGTCCTCAAGGACGGCAACGGCACGGTCCACACCCGCTACGAGCGGACGTACGACGGCCTGCCCGTCCTCGGCGGCGACCTCGTCGTCGAGACGGCGAAGTCGGGCGCGACCGAGGCCGTCGTCAAGGCGACCCGGGCCGCCATCAAGCCGGCCACCACGACCGCCGCCGTTCCCGCCGCCAAGGCCAAGGAGCAGGCGCTGGCCGCGGCGAAGGCGGAGAAGGCCAAGAGTCCGGACGTCAACAAGGCGCCCCGCAAGGTGATCTGGGCCGCGGACGGCAAGCCGACCGTGGCGTACGAGACGGTCGTCGGCGGCTTCCAGCACGACGGCACCCCGCAGGAACTGCACGTCGTCACCGACGCCACCACCGGCGCGAAGCTGTACGAGTGGGAGGCCATCGAGACCGGCACCGGCAACACGGTCTACAGCGGCACGGTCACCCTCGGCACCACCCAGTCCGGGTCGACGTACAACCTCACGGACGGCGCGCGCGGCGGTCACAAGACGTACAACCTGAACCGCGGCACCTCCGGCACCGGCACCCTCTTCTCCGGCCCCGACGACGTCTGGGGCAACGGCAGCCCGTCCAACCTGGAGTCGGCCGGTGCGGACGCGCACTACGGTGCCGCGCTGACCTGGGACTACTACAAGAACGTGCACGGGCGCAGCGGCATCCGCGGCGACGGTGTGGGCGCGTACTCGCGGGTCCACTACGGCAACAACTACGTCAACGCGTTCTGGTCCGACAGCTGCTTCTGCATGACGTACGGCGACGGCTCGGGCAACGCCAACCCGCTGACGTCGATCGACGTGGCCGCGCACGAGATGACCCACGGGCTCACCTCGAACACGGCCGGCCTCATCTACAGCGGCGAGTCCGGCGGCCTGAACGAGGCCACCTCCGACATCTTCGGTTCGACCGTCGAGTTCTTCGCCAACAACTCCTCCGACGTGGGTGACTACCTCATCGGCGAGGAGATCAACATCAACGGCGACGGCACCCCGCTGCGCTACATGGACAAGCCGAGCAAGGACGGCGCGTCCAAGGACAGCTGGTACTCGGGCATCGGCTCGATCGACGTGCACTACTCGTCGGGCCCGGCGAACCACTTCTTCTACCTCCTGTCGGAGGGCAGCGGCACCAAGACCATCAACGGTGTCACGTACAACTCGGCCACGTCGGACGGCCTTCCGGTCACCGGTATCGGCCGGGACAAGGCGGAGAAGATCTGGTTCCGCGCGCTCACCACGAAGTTCACGTCCACGACCAACTACGCGGGCGCCCGCACCGGCACCCTCGCGGCCACCGCTGACCTCTACGGCACCGACGGCGCCGAGTACAAGGCGGTCCAGGACGCGTGGGCGGGCATCAACGTCGGCCCCCGGCCCGGCGGCGGAGGCGGCGGCACGTCCTTCGAGAGCGGAACCGACGTGGCGATCCCGGACCGGGGCGCGGCAGTCACGTCGCCGATCACCGTCTCCGGGCGGACCGGCAACGCACCGTCCAACCTCCAGGTCGCCGTGGACATCGTCCACACCTACATCGGTGACCTCAAGGTGGATCTGGTCGCCCCCGACGGCACGGCGTACACGCTGAAGGGCTACGGCACCGGCGGCAGCGCGGACAACCTCAACGCCACCTACACCGTGAACGCGTCCTCCGAGGTCGCCAACGGTGTCTGGCAGTTGCGCGTCCAGGACAACGCGGCCATCGACACCGGTTACATCAACAGCTGGAAGCTGACCTTCCCGTAG
- a CDS encoding M4 family metallopeptidase, which produces MTPLYARRKRTTLAIATTVAAGALLTTALTTGGSAAAAPAGAGTKAAPLAVPVALAPAARTTLIKDQQAKAADTADEIGLGAQEKLVVKDVVKDADGSVHTRYERTYAGLPVLGGDLVVHESATGARKGVTKATKATIKVASLKPAVTADKAESQAVKLAKAAGSEKTAADQAPRKVIWAANGKPTLAYETVVGGLQDDGTPNELHVITDAATGKKLFEYQGIETGTGKSLYSGTVTLGTTKSGSTYNLTDGTRGGHKTYNKARSTSSSAGTLFTDADDTWGTGTASSSSTDQTAAVDAAYGAQETWDFYKETFGRSGIKNDGKAAYSRVHYGNAYVNAFWDDSCFCMTYGDGEGNTNPLTSLDVAGHEMTHGVTSNTAGLNYSGESGGLNEATSDIFGTSVEFFANNSADVGDYLIGEEIDINGDGTPLRYMDKPSKDGASKDSWSSSLGGLDVHYSSGPANHFFYLLSEGSGAKTINGVSYNSPTSNGSTVTGIGRAKAAAIWYKALTEYMTSTTNYKAARTATLSAASALYGSTSTEYKTVAAAWSAINVS; this is translated from the coding sequence GTGACCCCCCTCTACGCGCGTCGCAAGCGCACGACCCTGGCCATCGCCACCACCGTGGCCGCCGGGGCCCTCCTCACCACCGCGCTGACCACCGGTGGTTCGGCCGCCGCGGCCCCCGCGGGCGCGGGCACCAAGGCCGCGCCGCTCGCCGTACCGGTCGCGCTCGCCCCCGCGGCCCGCACCACCCTCATCAAGGACCAGCAGGCGAAGGCGGCCGACACCGCCGACGAGATAGGCCTCGGCGCCCAGGAGAAGCTGGTCGTCAAGGACGTCGTCAAGGACGCCGACGGCTCGGTCCACACCCGCTACGAGCGCACCTACGCGGGCCTGCCGGTCCTCGGCGGCGACCTGGTCGTCCACGAGTCGGCGACCGGCGCGAGAAAGGGCGTGACCAAGGCGACGAAGGCCACCATCAAGGTCGCCTCGCTCAAGCCGGCGGTCACCGCGGACAAGGCCGAGAGCCAGGCCGTGAAGCTCGCCAAGGCGGCCGGCTCGGAGAAGACCGCGGCCGACCAGGCACCCCGCAAGGTGATCTGGGCAGCGAACGGCAAGCCGACCCTCGCCTACGAGACGGTCGTCGGCGGCCTCCAGGACGACGGCACCCCGAACGAGCTGCACGTCATCACCGACGCCGCCACCGGCAAGAAGCTGTTCGAGTACCAGGGCATCGAGACCGGCACCGGCAAGAGCCTGTACTCGGGCACCGTCACGCTCGGCACGACCAAGTCGGGCTCGACGTACAACCTCACGGACGGCACGCGCGGCGGCCACAAGACGTACAACAAGGCCCGCAGCACCAGTTCCTCCGCCGGAACGCTGTTCACCGACGCGGACGACACATGGGGCACCGGCACGGCCTCCAGCTCCTCCACCGACCAGACGGCCGCCGTCGACGCGGCCTACGGCGCACAGGAGACCTGGGACTTCTACAAGGAGACCTTCGGCCGCAGCGGCATCAAGAACGACGGCAAGGCCGCGTACTCGCGCGTCCACTACGGCAACGCGTACGTCAACGCGTTCTGGGACGACAGCTGCTTCTGCATGACGTACGGCGACGGCGAGGGCAACACCAACCCGCTGACGTCGCTGGACGTGGCCGGCCACGAGATGACCCACGGCGTCACCTCCAACACCGCGGGCCTGAACTACTCCGGCGAGTCGGGCGGCCTGAACGAGGCCACCTCCGACATCTTCGGCACATCGGTGGAGTTCTTCGCCAACAACTCCGCCGATGTCGGTGACTACCTCATCGGCGAGGAGATCGACATCAACGGCGACGGCACCCCGCTGCGCTACATGGACAAGCCGAGCAAGGACGGCGCGTCCAAGGACAGCTGGTCGTCCTCGCTGGGCGGCCTGGACGTGCACTACTCCTCGGGCCCCGCGAACCACTTCTTCTACCTCCTGTCGGAGGGCAGCGGCGCGAAGACGATCAACGGGGTGAGCTACAACTCCCCCACGTCCAACGGCTCGACGGTCACGGGTATCGGCCGCGCCAAGGCCGCCGCGATCTGGTACAAGGCCCTGACCGAGTACATGACGTCGACGACGAACTACAAGGCCGCCCGCACGGCGACCCTGAGCGCGGCGTCCGCCCTGTACGGCTCCACCAGCACGGAGTACAAGACGGTGGCCGCCGCCTGGTCGGCCATCAACGTCAGCTGA
- a CDS encoding DUF1990 family protein codes for MSFTYDDVGATRENGFCPPGFHPLHVRTRIGEGEDVFRRASEAVMTWEMHRSMGVGIEASADRAAPEVDVTVTLAGLIKAPCRVVWTAEEHRRVGWAYGTLSGHPECGEEAFLVDRTGDGTVWLTVQAFSRAAKWYARAGGPATRGLQHAYARRCGNVLRQMCETEGD; via the coding sequence ATGTCCTTCACGTACGACGACGTCGGCGCGACCCGGGAGAACGGCTTCTGCCCGCCCGGCTTCCACCCCCTGCATGTGCGCACCCGCATAGGCGAGGGCGAGGATGTCTTCCGCCGAGCCTCCGAAGCGGTCATGACCTGGGAAATGCACCGCTCGATGGGCGTCGGCATCGAGGCGTCCGCCGACCGGGCGGCCCCCGAGGTCGACGTCACCGTCACCCTGGCCGGCCTGATCAAGGCCCCGTGCCGGGTCGTCTGGACGGCGGAGGAGCACCGCCGGGTGGGCTGGGCGTACGGCACGCTTTCCGGTCATCCCGAATGCGGCGAGGAGGCCTTCCTCGTGGACCGCACGGGGGACGGGACGGTGTGGCTGACCGTGCAGGCCTTCAGCCGCGCGGCCAAGTGGTACGCGCGGGCGGGGGGACCTGCGACGCGGGGGCTGCAGCACGCGTACGCGCGACGGTGCGGCAATGTGCTGCGACAGATGTGCGAGACCGAGGGGGACTGA
- a CDS encoding glycosyltransferase family 1 protein yields the protein MKAIRRFTVRPVLPEPLRPLSDLARNLRWSWHAETRDLFQSVDPECWAASGNDPVRLLGSVSPGRLAELAEDRRFLRRLAAVAGDLNDYVTGGRWYQDQSAELPTAVAYFSPEFGITAALPQYSGGLGILAGDHLKAASDLGVPLIGVGLLYRHGYFRQTLSRDGWQQEHYPVLDPNELPVALLKEPDDTPAQVSIALPGGRHLHARVWLAQVGRVPLLMLDSDVEENDLGERGVTDRLYGGGSEHRLLQEMLLGIGGVRAVRTYCRLTGHPEPEVFHTNEGHAGFLGLERIAELCAAGMDFDPALEAVRAGTVFTTHTPVPAGIDRFDRELVAHHFGPEAELPGIEVGRILQLGMETYPGGEPNLFNMAVMGLRLGQRANGVSLLHGNVSREMFSGLWPGFDPDEVPITSVTNGVHAPTWVAPEVFRLGARQIGAQRTEDAMSVGGSDRWDAVAEIPDQEVWELRRNLREQLVTEVRDRLRTSWRQRGAGTAELGWIDGVLDPDVLTIGFARRVPSYKRLTLMLRDRDRLMDLLLHPERPIQIVVAGKAHPADDGGKRLVQELVRFADDPRVRHRIVFLPDYGMAMAQKLYPGCDIWLNNPLRPLEACGTSGMKAALNGCLNLSVLDGWWDEWFQPDFGWAIPTADGTGTDPDHRDDIEAAALYDLLEQRVTPRFYEQGQNGLPDRWIEMVRQTLTLLGPKVLAGRMVREYVERLYTPAAHAHRAMTPDAARELAGWKARVRSAWHGVTVDHLETSAATPTAELGSTLSLRVRVGLGDLGPDDVEVQAVSGRVDSQDRIADASTVALKPTGSPDLEGRWVYEGPLALDRTGPYGYTVRILPSHRLLASSAELGLVAVPSEDVGEGAGVLLR from the coding sequence GTGAAGGCGATCCGTCGATTCACCGTCCGTCCAGTGCTCCCCGAACCCCTCCGCCCCCTGAGCGATCTGGCGCGTAATCTGCGCTGGTCCTGGCATGCGGAGACCCGCGATCTCTTCCAGTCCGTCGACCCCGAGTGCTGGGCCGCCTCGGGCAACGACCCCGTACGGCTGCTGGGCAGCGTGTCGCCCGGGCGGCTCGCGGAGCTGGCCGAGGACCGCCGCTTCCTGCGCCGGCTGGCCGCGGTCGCCGGTGACCTGAACGACTACGTCACGGGCGGGCGCTGGTACCAGGACCAGTCCGCCGAACTGCCCACCGCCGTCGCCTACTTCTCGCCCGAGTTCGGCATCACGGCCGCCCTGCCTCAGTACTCCGGCGGCCTCGGCATCCTCGCCGGCGACCACCTCAAGGCGGCCAGCGACCTCGGCGTGCCCCTGATCGGGGTCGGCCTGCTGTACCGGCACGGGTACTTCCGGCAGACCCTGTCACGCGACGGCTGGCAGCAGGAGCACTACCCGGTCCTGGACCCCAACGAGCTGCCGGTCGCGCTCCTGAAGGAACCCGACGACACCCCCGCGCAGGTCTCCATCGCCCTTCCGGGCGGCAGGCATCTGCACGCCCGCGTCTGGCTCGCCCAGGTCGGCCGCGTCCCCCTGCTGATGCTCGACTCGGACGTCGAGGAGAACGACCTCGGCGAACGCGGCGTGACCGACCGGCTCTACGGCGGCGGCAGCGAGCACCGGCTGCTGCAGGAGATGCTGCTGGGCATAGGAGGTGTGCGGGCGGTCCGGACGTACTGCCGTCTGACCGGCCACCCCGAACCCGAGGTCTTCCACACCAACGAGGGCCACGCCGGCTTCCTCGGCCTGGAGCGCATCGCCGAACTCTGCGCGGCGGGCATGGACTTCGACCCGGCACTGGAAGCCGTCCGCGCCGGCACGGTCTTCACCACCCACACGCCCGTCCCGGCCGGCATCGACCGCTTCGACCGTGAGCTGGTCGCCCACCACTTCGGCCCCGAAGCCGAACTCCCGGGCATCGAGGTCGGGCGGATTCTCCAGCTCGGCATGGAGACCTACCCGGGCGGCGAGCCCAACCTGTTCAACATGGCCGTGATGGGCCTGCGCCTGGGCCAGCGCGCGAACGGCGTCTCGCTGCTGCACGGCAACGTCAGCCGCGAGATGTTCTCGGGCCTGTGGCCGGGGTTCGACCCCGACGAGGTGCCGATCACCTCCGTGACCAACGGCGTCCACGCCCCGACCTGGGTCGCCCCCGAGGTCTTCCGCCTCGGCGCCCGCCAGATCGGCGCCCAGCGCACCGAGGACGCCATGAGCGTCGGCGGCTCGGACCGCTGGGACGCGGTCGCGGAGATCCCCGACCAGGAGGTCTGGGAGCTGCGCCGGAACCTGCGCGAGCAGCTGGTGACGGAGGTACGGGACCGGCTGCGCACCTCCTGGCGGCAACGCGGCGCCGGGACGGCCGAGCTGGGCTGGATCGACGGCGTCCTCGACCCCGACGTCCTGACGATCGGATTCGCCCGCCGGGTCCCCTCGTACAAGCGGCTGACGCTGATGCTGAGGGACCGCGACCGGCTGATGGACCTGCTGCTGCACCCGGAGCGGCCCATCCAGATCGTGGTGGCGGGCAAGGCGCACCCGGCGGACGACGGCGGCAAGCGCCTGGTCCAGGAGCTGGTGAGGTTCGCCGACGACCCGCGGGTCAGGCACCGGATCGTCTTCCTCCCGGACTACGGCATGGCGATGGCGCAGAAGCTCTACCCGGGCTGCGACATCTGGCTCAACAACCCGCTGCGCCCCCTGGAGGCCTGCGGCACCTCCGGCATGAAGGCGGCGCTGAACGGCTGCCTCAACCTCTCCGTCCTGGACGGCTGGTGGGACGAGTGGTTCCAGCCGGACTTCGGCTGGGCCATCCCCACCGCGGACGGCACCGGCACGGACCCGGACCACCGCGACGACATAGAGGCGGCGGCGCTGTACGACCTGCTGGAGCAGCGGGTGACCCCGCGCTTCTACGAGCAGGGCCAGAACGGCCTGCCGGACCGCTGGATCGAGATGGTCCGCCAGACCCTGACCCTGCTCGGCCCGAAGGTCCTGGCGGGCAGGATGGTCCGCGAGTACGTGGAGCGCCTCTACACCCCGGCCGCCCACGCCCACCGCGCGATGACGCCGGACGCGGCGCGTGAGCTCGCGGGCTGGAAGGCGCGGGTGCGTTCGGCCTGGCACGGCGTCACGGTCGACCACCTCGAGACGTCGGCGGCGACACCCACGGCGGAACTCGGCTCCACGCTCAGCCTCCGGGTCCGCGTGGGCCTCGGCGACCTCGGGCCGGACGACGTCGAGGTCCAGGCGGTCTCGGGCCGCGTCGACTCCCAGGACCGCATCGCGGACGCCTCGACGGTTGCGCTGAAGCCGACGGGCAGTCCGGACCTGGAGGGCCGGTGGGTGTACGAGGGCCCGCTGGCCCTGGACCGGACGGGACCCTACGGATACACCGTCCGGATTCTGCCGTCGCACCGGCTGCTGGCGTCGAGTGCGGAGCTGGGGTTGGTGGCGGTGCCTTCCGAGGACGTGGGGGAGGGGGCCGGGGTCCTGCTGCGGTGA
- a CDS encoding S8 family peptidase, with product MARTRIRRLRRAGGLTAVTCVIALSATTVPAHAAPEGQILGAGDPGSVSGSYLVTLKGGTKAPSGAGKSLAEKYGAKISHTYGTVLNGYAVRANERQAKRLAADSRVASVVQDTRVTLDHTRKNPPTWGLDRIDQRNLPLDRSYTWPESAGAGVTVYVIDTGIRISHEDFGGRASYGWDFVGDDRTASDGNGHGTHVAGTIAGKQYGVAKKAKVVAVRVLDNAGGGSTADVIAGIDWVTRHARKPAVANVSLGGHRNSQLEAAVRNSIASGVTYTVAAGNDGLPAGRYSPAAVREAITVGATDRKDARAGFSNFGSVLDVFAPGVSITSASYANDTGKATYSGTSMASPHTAGVAALYLADHPKAKPAQVSKALVAQAVTGKVSGRGLGSPNKLLQVPGS from the coding sequence ATGGCACGGACGCGCATACGGCGTCTGCGTCGGGCCGGTGGTCTGACTGCGGTGACCTGTGTCATCGCGCTTTCGGCCACCACCGTGCCCGCGCACGCCGCACCGGAGGGACAGATACTCGGCGCCGGGGACCCCGGCTCCGTCAGCGGCAGTTACCTGGTGACGCTCAAGGGGGGAACGAAGGCTCCGTCGGGGGCCGGAAAGAGCCTCGCCGAGAAGTACGGGGCGAAAATAAGCCATACCTACGGCACGGTCCTCAACGGCTACGCCGTCCGGGCCAACGAGAGACAGGCCAAGCGGCTCGCGGCCGACTCCCGGGTCGCGTCGGTCGTCCAGGACACCCGAGTGACCCTGGACCACACCCGGAAGAACCCGCCAACTTGGGGACTTGACCGCATAGACCAGCGGAACCTGCCGCTGGACAGGAGCTACACCTGGCCGGAGTCGGCGGGCGCGGGCGTGACGGTGTACGTGATCGACACCGGCATCCGCATCTCGCACGAGGACTTCGGCGGCCGGGCGAGCTACGGGTGGGACTTCGTCGGCGACGACAGGACCGCGAGCGACGGCAACGGCCACGGCACCCATGTCGCCGGCACCATCGCGGGCAAGCAGTACGGCGTCGCCAAGAAGGCCAAGGTCGTCGCCGTGCGGGTCCTCGACAACGCCGGCGGCGGCAGCACGGCCGACGTCATCGCCGGAATCGACTGGGTGACCAGGCACGCCAGGAAGCCGGCCGTCGCCAATGTCAGCCTCGGCGGCCACCGCAACTCGCAACTGGAGGCCGCCGTACGCAACTCCATCGCGTCCGGCGTGACCTACACGGTCGCGGCGGGCAACGACGGGCTGCCGGCCGGCCGGTACTCCCCCGCCGCCGTGCGGGAGGCGATCACCGTGGGTGCCACCGACAGAAAGGACGCGCGCGCGGGCTTCTCCAACTTCGGTTCGGTTCTGGACGTATTCGCCCCGGGCGTGTCCATCACTTCGGCGTCGTATGCAAATGACACCGGCAAGGCGACCTATTCGGGGACGTCGATGGCGTCGCCGCACACCGCGGGTGTGGCCGCGCTGTATCTGGCCGACCATCCCAAGGCGAAGCCCGCACAGGTGTCCAAGGCGCTGGTGGCGCAGGCTGTCACCGGGAAGGTCTCCGGGCGGGGGCTCGGCTCACCGAACAAACTCCTGCAGGTACCGGGCTCATAG